The Trypanosoma brucei gambiense DAL972 chromosome 10, complete sequence genome has a segment encoding these proteins:
- a CDS encoding protein kinase, putative, whose protein sequence is MKQEFVRHVDAYDPLSAAQPPVLETTASTLVSDKPPNDSFDVDVNNRPNVERCFSPNLLGQPCPVVSNGDSSRRQATSGFGACGVEIHLAEPSVCSTRDSQVFAETHGSRFMRGIELLDRLPHEESRDDCQEEMASVFGAPRNHTKPQPEQQQRLNHEELRSPLSVHSVCVWEVDAPRDNRIVITEETEPGWEQPDSQRDAALQQLLCDASKARGIKLTWLLCGLLLPFMLVLISMVVGTELLLNVKVAEPRKDVIKLSTRLTLSRLKDMYYDIRRMPQVSEVARASSKVAEKRAALDSVCSFLRGAPVVLATYSGVNASLTWTHNCSAGDQTDIALPSTMRLSDPTSPTPRISRYRSDLLIVTEKYGPEADVFVVILRRDITGLMLLGHSLVDDFTTGISPLVAILLPSFSSSRLTVSLYNNAQWLEDANPQNNPHDDEVLLLFEEWCSSGDTHTWHSVGRLLPGGLANTTVGEDVAHFPAPVPRLAGGGFFSVTPPLVMCSTFCVDGTSNTCGKDNPSSVWLVTYGSSSYRGLDGLLTTAMVVGYTGAVLFMVMLCFAYISIDAPVSYLKSLIFSAAGGTERRKEWDHTVHGWRKIWLGDLRALVNTFQILALCFRLNKKYVPQHILEKQVKNLLDVKDKICSADTDGEAAVEVAEGRHNDDDDAVDDKANVGAFVCAATVADVKSSISKRMCQGSQSVTSLNRIQPLCEVGDLQATDIAVESGRAAALSGAADGREPVNRGMILVENATILTVHLPAVETAYFTDFGLAVEQHRHIMALLLRSVRQYRGELFQRSGECISAAWNAFDGCADHAIRAAACALRILDRLEAYRRAGFRVGIVLHQGPFVCGVVEDRAEAFTTVFGSVPRQAIVFSELAASLTVFDVLISEPVKESLSSHYECIMVDVIKYHEDDPPITLYELSKERQLPMTKGMPRGPSAFAEEHARVFFNFRNHEFGLALAGIEKMKRSFSKTELRLLWRIEQLCKYYMHHEKDLPLPYYRRFPTWRIYEVTESVEGSNDFLALSSRGGTVLCGDIPPSVMAHKSSFDCDAMKFRQELHDNVLASRRTGSKESGLAFSAVKEADMGTGSPSPAREADGVNRRMSSMCLLTDAHSGNLESGLERSLGRPTTSLRDTLGKGRPSTVPGGEFGTPEAEGASALNVAGRNAGSFDAMKSTNPQTKTCADEENYGDVELGVGDERRRFSFTNCRPSIIAEGRRRSYNRCAESCVSLTSDSMEDAHSFSVVDPGGSLMATYTLPKKIVAKNGITYLRSSRILGKGSFGCVYLGMDVNSGRMTAIKFLPMPSGEEEVSKVETEVVAMQKVKSGHVVQFISYAFQSNLIIIIMECMMAGSLKGMLDAFGSIPPATACLFIRDVLRGLHKLHSNGIIHRDVKPQNVLLTLGGTCKISDFGASAFLSEVVRREMEGNGLQIQGTPVYLAPEAARGKPVEQSDIWSCGIMFLQLLTGGLPYADHFLRMPPQVLVYHIGSASAKPIIPDDLDEFCLEFVQICLKSDPNERLSAQQLLALPVFSL, encoded by the coding sequence ATGAAGCAAGAGTTTGTTCGCCATGTTGACGCATACGATCCTCTTAGTGCTGCACAGCCTCCAGTCTTGGAGACGACCGCATCAACCCTTGTGTCGGACAAACCTCCTAACGACAGTTTCGATGTGGACGTGAACAATAGGCCGAACGTTGAAAGGTGCTTTTCTCCCAACCTGTTGGGTCAGCCTTGTCCTGTTGTATCGAACGGAGACTCATCGAGGAGGCAAGCGACATCCGGCTTTGGCGCATGTGGCGTAGAAATCCACCTGGCCGAGCCGAGCGTGTGCTCCACCAGGGATTCACAAGTGTTCGCGGAGACGCACGGTTCTCGGTTCATGCGCGGTATTGAACTTCTTGATCGCCTTCCGCATGAAGAGTCAAGGGATGATTGCCAAGAGGAAATGGCAAGTGTGTTTGGTGCTCCTCGAAATCACACAAAACCGCAGcctgagcagcagcaacggttAAACCATGAAGAGTTAAGAAGCCCGCTTAGTGTCCACAGTGTTTGCGTGTGGGAAGTCGATGCACCACGGGATAACAGGATCGTGATAACGGAGGAAACTGAACCAGGCTGGGAACAACCCGATTCACAGCGGGACGCTGCGCTGCAACAGTTGCTGTGTGACGCTTCGAAGGCTCGTGGTATTAAGCTAACGTGGTTGCTGTGTGGCTTGCTGTTACCTTTCATGCTCGTGCTCATATCGATGGTGGTGGGAACTGAGTTGCTGTTGAATGTCAAAGTGGCTGAGCCAAGGAAGGATGTCATAAAATTGTCGACCAGGTTGACACTCAGCCGGTTAAAGGATATGTACTATGATATAAGGAGGATGCCACAGGTTTCTGAAGTAGCTAGGGCCTCATCTAAGGTTGCAGAAAAGCGCGCAGCACTAGATTCAGTGTGTTCTTTTCTCCGAGGTGCACCAGTAGTCCTTGCCACATACAGTGGTGTAAACGCGTCACTTACGTGGACGCACAACTGCTCTGCAGGGGATCAGACTGATATAGCGCTTCCATCCACTATGCGTCTCAGTGATCCAACATCCCCTACGCCGCGCATATCGAGATATCGATCTGACTTGCTCATTGTGACCGAAAAGTACGGCCCCGAAGCCGATGTGTTCGTAGTGATTCTACGAAGAGACATCACAGGCCTGATGTTGCTGGGTCACTCTCTAGTCGACGACTTTACGACGGGGATAAGCCCGTTGGTTGCCATTTTGTTGCCTagcttttcctcttcaaggCTCACCGTCAGTTTGTACAACAATGCCCAATGGCTTGAAGACGCCAACCCACAGAATAACCCTCATGATGATGAAGTTCTTCTATTATTCGAAGAATGGTGTTCGTCGggggacacacacacatggcaCAGCGTGGGGCGACTCCTGCCAGGGGGTTTAGCCAACACAACTGTGGGAGAAGATGTGGCACACTTTCCAGCTCCAGTTCCCCGTCTGGCGGGTGGAGGTTTTTTCAGTGTCACCCCCCCTCTGGTGATGTGCAGTACATTTTGCGTAGATGGTACCTCCAACACCTGCGGGAAAGATAACCCCAGCAGTGTATGGCTTGTTACTTACGGTTCGTCATCATACCGTGGTCTGGATGGTCTATTGACAACTGCGATGGTGGTTGGTTACACCGGTGCAGTTCTGTTTATGGTAATGTTGTGCTTCGCCTACATCAGCATAGATGCCCCCGTTAGTTACCTTAAAtcccttattttttctgctgccgGGGGGACGGAACGACGCAAAGAGTGGGACCACACCGTGCATGGTTGGCGTAAGATCTGGCTCGGGGATCTCCGTGCACTAGTGAATACATTTCAAATACTTGCTCTATGTTTTCGATTGAACAAGAAGTACGTGCCCCAGCATATCTTGGAGAAGCAAGTAAAGAACTTGCTAGATGTGAAGGATAAAATATGCTCCGCTGACACGGATGGGGAGGCGGCGGTGGAAGTCGCCGAGGGGAGGCAcaatgatgacgatgatgctGTAGATGACAAGGCGAACGTAGGGGCGTTCGTTTGTGCCGCTACTGTTGCGGATGTCAAATCGAGCATTAGCAAACGAATGTGCCAGGGGTCTCAGTCGGTTACGTCGCTCAACAGAATACAACCTCTGTGTGAGGTGGGGGACTTACAAGCAACGGATATTGCTGTTGAATCAGGACGGGCAGCCGCGCTTTCAGGCGCTGCGGACGGCAGGGAACCGGTCAACCGTGGCATGATCCTTGTGGAAAATGCAACTATTCTTACTGTGCACCTTCCCGCAGTGGAGACAGCGTATTTCACCGATTTTGGGCTTGCTGTTGAGCAACACCGCCACATTATGGCACTTCTTCTGCGCAGTGTTCGGCAGTACCGAGGTGAGCTGTTTCAACGTAGTGGCGAATGTATTTCTGCTGCATGGAATGCTTTCGATGGTTGCGCTGACCACGCCATACGGGCGGCGGCTTGCGCTCTTAGAATATTGGATCGACTAGAAGCCTATCGCCGCGCTGGATTCCGTGTGGGCATCGTGCTCCACCAAGGTCCATTTGTGTGTGGCGTTGTGGAGGATCGTGCGGAGGCTTTCACAACCGTGTTTGGTTCTGTCCCACGGCAGGCGATCGTGTTCAGCGAGTTGGCCGCGTCGCTAACGGTTTTTGACGTTCTGATCTCTGAACCAGTCAAGGAGTCGCTTTCTTCCCACTACGAGTGTATTATGGTGGACGTAATAAAATATCATGAGGACGATCCCCCAATTACACTGTATGAGTTAAGCAAGGAGCGACAACTACCGATGACAAAAGGAATGCCCCGGGGCCCATCAGCTTTTGCGGAGGAGCATGCACGTGTGTTTTTCAACTTTCGAAACCACGAATTTGGCTTGGCTCTGGCTGGCATcgaaaagatgaaaagaagCTTTTCCAAGACAGAGTTACGTCTCCTGTGGCGGATTGAGCAACTCTGTAAATACTACATGCACCATGAGAAGGATTTGCCACTGCCGTATTACCGTCGTTTTCCCACTTGGCGAATTTACGAAGTTACGGAGAGCGTTGAAGGAAGTAATGATTTCTTGGCTCTTTCTTCTAGGGGAGGTACTGTTCTCTGCGGCGATATCCCACCCAGTGTGATGGCACACAAATCGAGTTTTGATTGCGATGCAATGAAATTCCGACAGGAGCTACATGACAACGTGCTCGCATCACGGAGAACTGGCTCCAAAGAATCGGGTTTAGCTTTTTCCGCAGTGAAGGAGGCAGATATGGGGACAGGATCCCCATCACCGGCTCGCGAAGCAGACGGTGTGAACCGCCGAATGTCAAGTATGTGCTTGTTAACGGACGCTCATTCGGGTAATCTTGAGAGTGGGTTAGAGAGATCCCTTGGCCGGCCGACCACTTCGTTGCGAGATACGTTGGGTAAAGGCCGTCCCAGCACGGTGCCGGGAGGTGAATTTGGCACCCCTGAGGCTGAGGGGGCGTCCGCATTGAACGTTGCAGGGCGGAATGCGGGCTCTTTTGACGCCATGAAATCCACCAACCCCCAAACCAAAACTTGCGCAGATGAAGAAAATTATGGGGATGTTGAGCTTGGGGTTGGTGACGAGCGGCGTCGTTTCTCATTTACAAATTGTCGTCCGTCTATCATTGCTGAGGGTCGCAGGCGTAGTTACAATAGGTGTGCAGAGTCATGCGTGTCACTTACTAGCGACAGCATGGAGGATGCCCACTCTTTTTCTGTAGTTGATCCAGGGGGTTCTCTCATGGCGACGTACACTCTACCGAAGAAAATAGTCGCCAAGAATGGCATTACATACCTGCGCAGCTCACGCATCCTTGGCAAAGGATCGTTTGGCTGCGTGTATCTAGGCATGGACGTAAACAGTGGTCGTATGACTGCTATAAAGTTTCTTCCCATGCCTTCTGGAGAGGAAGAAGTGTCCAAGGTTGAGACGGAGGTGGTTGCCATGCAGAAAGTGAAAAGCGGCCACGTCGTGCAGTTCATTTCTTATGCTTTTCAGAGTAACTTGATTATAATCATAATGGAATGTATGATGGCAGGCTCTCTTAAGGGGATGTTGGACGCATTTGGCAGCATTCCGCCTGCAACGGCTTGCCTATTCATTCGAGACGTGTTGCGTGGCTTGCACAAACTTCATTCTAATGGTATCATCCACCGTGATGTAAAGCCTCAAAATGTCCTTCTCACGCTTGGTGGCACGTGTAAGATATCCGACTTTGGTGCGTCGGCCTTTCTGAGTGAAGTGGTTCGCAgggaaatggaagggaaTGGCCTGCAGATTCAGGGCACCCCCGTCTACTTGGCCCCAGAGGCAGCACGAGGGAAGCCTGTGGAGCAGAGCGACATTTGGAGCTGTGGTATTATGTTTCTACAGCTCCTTACGGGCGGTCTCCCCTATGCAGACCATTTTCTTCGAATGCCACCACAGGTTCTCGTCTATCATATTGGGTCAGCCTCCGCAAAGCCTATCATACCAGACGACCTCGACGAGTTCTGTTTGGAGTTTGTGCAGATTTGCTTGAAAAGTGACCCGAATGAGCGTTTGTCGGCGCAGCAGCTGTTGGCACTTCccgttttttccctttag
- a CDS encoding serine/threonine-protein kinase, putative, which translates to MVDCTVELPNIPYFGVRLDTSDIVGGVGRKSHDETVREIFLKGFTHVQQTSSSDTHVTLVAQSEETKEWVHIRVYALERLRRDATLRDRIERSVLVGCKAQHPCIVRIMQPFFSRTDLFVVEEYCAGGELLSWVETHCREAATTKSGFEPPLGLSMGFVKSVMRDVMSGVDHLHTRCGVAHRGIKLESILLDNCNRAKLSNLGACAVISTNEGKEVKNNPLKVCCASRHYAAPEVVMGLPYDGKLVDVWALGVLLFVLLTCRFPFEEERDNPYESSSDTAVRDGGDDELLMERICNADELLLKHPVLAHVSDPLATDLVRNMLRVNTKTRLTVREVLEHPFLRMP; encoded by the coding sequence ATGGTGGACTGCACGGTCGAACTTCCCAACATTCCTTATTTTGGCGTACGGTTAGATACCTCCGACATAGTGGGGGGTGTCGGCAGAAAAAGCCACGATGAAACTGTTCGAGAAATTTTCCTTAAGGGTTTCACCCACGTGCAACAGACATCATCCAGCGACACGCACGTGACACTGGTGGCTCAGTCTGAAGAGACCAAGGAGTGGGTGCACATCCGAGTTTATGCATTGGAGCGGCTGCGCAGGGATGCAACACTCCGCGACCGCATTGAGAGGTCCGTTCTTGTGGGCTGCAAGGCCCAGCACCCCTGCATTGTACGAATTATGCAGCCCTTTTTTTCAAGAACAGATCTTTTTGTCGTTGAGGAGTATTGTGCAGGAGGTGAGTTACTTTCTTGGGTGGAGACTCATTGCCGCGAGGCAGCCACCACCAAGTCAGGATTTGAACCCCCACTAGGTTTGTCAATGGGATTTGTGAAGAGTGTGATGCGAGACGTGATGAGTGGGGTGGATCATCTCCACACGAGATGCGGTGTGGCTCATCGTGGCATAAAGCTGGAGAGCATATTGCTAGACAACTGTAACCGCGCAAAACTCAGCAACTTGGGGGCGTGTGCCGTCATTTCCACAAATGAGGGCAAGGAGGTAAAAAATAACCCACTGAAGGTATGTTGTGCATCGCGACACTACGCTGCCCCCGAAGTTGTGATGGGCCTGCCGTATGATGGGAAGTTGGTGGATGTGTGGGCATTGGGTGTTTTGCTCTTTGTGCTGTTAACCTGTCGCTTTCCatttgaagaggaaagggataACCCCTATGAGTCTAGTAGTGACACCGCCGTTCgtgatggtggtgatgatgagcTTTTGATGGAGCGCATTTGTAATGCAGACGAGTTGTTGCTGAAGCATCCTGTTCTAGCACATGTTTCTGATCCATTAGCAACTGACCTGGTACGCAACATGTTGCGCGTCAACACAAAAACCAGACTGACTGTGAGGGAGGTGCTTGAGCACCCCTTTCTGAGGATGCCGTAA